TTGAATCCGGACGCGATGGGAACTGGAACGGCATGGCGCACTTCGGCGAGACCGGAGACGGCGGGCGCAGTTTCGCTCTCATCGCTGCTGTGGTAGACCGCGGAAGCGCTGCTGCGACCAGTGGGGCCATAGGCGGTCGGACCAGCACGGTCGCCCCTCTCGGGAATCTGCCCTCGGGCATCATCGACAGCTGTAGCGTGAAGGTCAGACGCAGCGCGAACCCGTGACGGCTAACCAGGAGATGGAGCGGACAATGCTCTGCATTGCCGCTCATCTCCATTGCGCTAGGTGAAGGGCTTTTTGCAGCAATCTCTGGCTTGGACCTTGTGTACGGAATCCGGTGACGGGTAGTATGTACTTGTACGGATGTCGTACACGGTGGCGGGAGGCGGACACATGGGCGGTGACGCGCACCTCGGTCAGACACTGCGTGGATTTCGCGAATCGCGGGGTATCTCTCTCAAGGCGGCAGCAAGAGCACTTGGTACCGAGCGTCACGCAACAGTCTCTGAGATTGAATCCGGTAGAAGAAGCGCCAGCTTCGCGGAGATGGTCAAGTTAGCTGAAGCGTACGGGCTCACTCTCCCTGACGTCCTCGATGCGGTCGCTGGGAGACCGGATGTTCTTGAGGTCTCGGTAGCTCTGCCTCGAGCCGCCGGTTCTTTGGAGGATGTAGATCGAGCCGCAATCGCGCGGCTCGAGAAGCTGGCAAGAGACTACGTCTCGCTGAAGTCGGTAGTGGAATCGTGAGTCCTGCGTTCTACATCCAGGCAGAAGCGCTTGCCGGGGAAGAGCGGCGGCGCCTGGGTCTCGGCGATGACCCAGTGATCGATGCACGAGCATTGGTCGAGCAACAAGGGGTTCTCGTCTATGTGACCCCGATTCCTGGTGGCTCTCTGTCCGGCTGCTTCGTGGTTGTTGCGGGTGAGCCCTGGATGATGGTCAACTCAGCACATCCGCTCGGTCGCCAGCGTTTCACCATTGCGCACGAATACTGCCACTCGCTTGTCCATCGCGACTTGGGCTTCGTGGTCTGTGGTCGCGAGAAGCCCCCGCATGAGAAGCTCGCGGATGCCTTTGCTGCGGCGTTCCTCATGCCGGCGGTTGGTGCGGCAACCTTCTTCGCGGCGGATCTAGGCCGTCCCAAGGTCGACGCCCAGAAGGTCGTCGACTTCTGCTATGCCTACGGCGTGAGCTACCGCGCAGCCGTCTATCGGCTGCACAATCTGAGGATCATCACCGCCCCGCATCGTGACGCGCTCCTTGAGGAAGCTCCCAGCCGAGTGGCCGCCTCGATGGGCTATGATCTGCAAGACCCGACGTGCCCCTTCTACGCCACGAATCCTGACACTGGTCGGGCGTTTGATTCCCTGCCTCGCGGCTATCGTTCCTTGGCAATCAGTGCGTTTGAGGACGAGCGCATCTCGGAGTCCAAGCTTGCTGAACTCCTGGGCGTGGACGTTGACGACCTTGACAACATTCTCGATCCTGTCGAGGTCGACGATGTCCTCGTCGGATGATGGTGAGCGATATGTTCTCGACTCATGTGTCGTCATCGACTTCTGCGGTCGAACGGACAATCTCCAACACCTGATAGCCCATGTTGGTGATGCTGCGCTCATCACCTCAGCAGTCGAGGACGAGCTCAAGCGTCTCCGCGAGAAGCAATTCCCCTTCTTGAGCAAGTTCTTCGAGCTGGTTGAATGCGGCAAGGTTCAAGTTGCTGATCCCGATATCG
This genomic interval from Actinomycetota bacterium contains the following:
- a CDS encoding helix-turn-helix transcriptional regulator gives rise to the protein MGGDAHLGQTLRGFRESRGISLKAAARALGTERHATVSEIESGRRSASFAEMVKLAEAYGLTLPDVLDAVAGRPDVLEVSVALPRAAGSLEDVDRAAIARLEKLARDYVSLKSVVES
- a CDS encoding ImmA/IrrE family metallo-endopeptidase, whose translation is MSPAFYIQAEALAGEERRRLGLGDDPVIDARALVEQQGVLVYVTPIPGGSLSGCFVVVAGEPWMMVNSAHPLGRQRFTIAHEYCHSLVHRDLGFVVCGREKPPHEKLADAFAAAFLMPAVGAATFFAADLGRPKVDAQKVVDFCYAYGVSYRAAVYRLHNLRIITAPHRDALLEEAPSRVAASMGYDLQDPTCPFYATNPDTGRAFDSLPRGYRSLAISAFEDERISESKLAELLGVDVDDLDNILDPVEVDDVLVG